One segment of uncultured Tolumonas sp. DNA contains the following:
- a CDS encoding TniQ family protein has protein sequence MKQLGVRPYPEKNESLSGYLLRLASWNGFVSINELLHAIGVHKPKARLWGLWKNEEIEDAFTCLSVVLNRTVEVIADPFKVQSQRWMFSERHLLQELRVDFPRICPECMKQEQTIDWRWSIASVARCNHHSTLLVDHCPECHQTFNWGYRLFNGCSHCKFKWKTYKSERISSSSLLEQRLYPKDDGSMVAGPQELTLFVKTMMFMARPYDARIDALQRVPFSPNHSQLILNALALLENPSVKIEWQARNQKKNGLFSAAIIKPKLKQLDNYKKTETISIDANFIERPEYISRARNKLLMNDQGESLPYQVFHDDLAGLFSIRKEDLIDLIHKKALFSLNSTEVLRDKIFDYRVLAQFIETKFFEVMPIGWIEINRKSPFLHQNLTEYGSLLTAILTKNVLGGFTDKVNISSVIVEPESFKKWLQLQIKLICSESVSPKAAAQALQCSRDEIDNLVKQGVLKWASWQRGTNVVDGPSLYKYLCQRQLM, from the coding sequence ATGAAGCAACTGGGGGTTCGGCCCTATCCTGAAAAAAATGAATCCTTGTCAGGCTATTTATTACGACTAGCTAGTTGGAATGGTTTTGTTTCTATCAATGAGTTGCTTCATGCTATTGGCGTTCATAAACCGAAAGCTCGGCTTTGGGGATTATGGAAAAATGAAGAAATTGAAGATGCTTTTACATGTTTAAGTGTTGTACTCAACAGAACAGTCGAGGTTATAGCTGATCCTTTTAAGGTTCAATCGCAACGCTGGATGTTTTCGGAACGCCATCTTTTACAGGAATTACGAGTTGATTTTCCTAGGATATGTCCAGAATGCATGAAGCAAGAACAAACAATTGATTGGCGCTGGAGCATTGCGAGTGTAGCTCGATGCAATCATCACAGCACTTTACTCGTCGATCATTGTCCAGAATGTCATCAGACATTTAATTGGGGTTATCGGCTTTTTAATGGTTGTTCTCATTGCAAATTCAAATGGAAAACATATAAATCAGAACGAATTTCATCCAGTTCGCTATTAGAGCAACGTTTATATCCGAAAGATGATGGTAGCATGGTAGCCGGACCACAAGAATTGACCTTGTTTGTGAAAACTATGATGTTTATGGCTCGGCCTTATGATGCAAGAATTGACGCATTACAGCGAGTTCCGTTCAGTCCAAATCATTCTCAACTGATATTAAATGCATTAGCTTTACTTGAAAATCCGTCTGTTAAGATAGAATGGCAAGCGCGAAATCAGAAAAAAAATGGACTATTTTCAGCTGCGATTATAAAACCTAAACTCAAGCAGCTGGATAACTATAAAAAAACAGAAACAATATCCATTGATGCTAATTTTATTGAACGCCCAGAATATATCAGTAGAGCAAGAAATAAGCTTCTAATGAATGATCAAGGTGAATCTCTACCTTATCAGGTTTTTCATGATGATTTGGCTGGTTTATTTTCAATCCGCAAAGAAGATCTGATTGATCTGATTCATAAGAAAGCATTGTTCTCGTTAAATAGTACCGAGGTGCTACGAGATAAAATCTTTGACTACCGCGTACTTGCACAATTCATAGAAACTAAATTTTTCGAGGTGATGCCCATAGGATGGATTGAAATTAATCGAAAATCACCTTTTTTACATCAAAACCTTACCGAATATGGCAGCCTATTAACAGCGATCCTTACTAAGAATGTTCTTGGTGGATTCACGGATAAAGTTAATATTTCATCCGTGATTGTCGAACCTGAAAGTTTCAAGAAATGGCTTCAACTACAAATAAAATTGATTTGCTCAGAATCTGTATCGCCCAAGGCAGCAGCCCAAGCCTTGCAATGTTCACGGGATGAAATTGATAATCTGGTTAAGCAAGGAGTTTTGAAATGGGCCTCTTGGCAAAGAGGGACAAATGTAGTTGATGGGCCTTCTTTATACAAATATTTGTGTCAAAGGCAGTTGATGTAG
- a CDS encoding SgrR family transcriptional regulator encodes MSGRRLEHQYLKLLGQFGLLEVTTTLQELADRLCCTRRHMRNLLTQMQAIGWINWQAEAGRGRRSYLQLLRNEHQLLSDKAVKLLDSGCFSEAIELLGEEKQLIAPLLRAKLGYSIRADHQTLRVPYYRTMPNLYPGTPLRRSELHLVRQIFNGLTRINEEKGEVEADLAHHWRMLDPLHWRFYLRPAVQFHDGRELCAADVVASLTRCAQLPFYSHIAQISQFGTLGVDIQLAEADNHLPLLLSNIEAMILPADHASRVAFAAKPIGTGPYCVAENDGWHLRLKAFDHYFGLRALLDEVEILMWPELSVPPQLDEQQAHLRKSATDKVKPTTKISTATATWLSSSLSDVDYAAGLAASFTGKPSDVFSEMFLEKGGYFLLCDSRSSYWQNVEQRRWLREKLSPHVLLQQLVEPIRHFWVPTGSLLPTWFHCMKSCNSASPFRLDQNTKPVLRLAYHEQHPEYHMLTVLMANVLAQEGVALETVELSYTDWADGNADVDLWLGTVNFAVPEVWNVGCWLLGTPLLRQSISGGDISHLNDLMTKWRNNTINAEELMRFTTTSGWLQPLFHHWMRLKGPEQAKGIHLNNLGWFDFKSTWIEPEI; translated from the coding sequence ATGTCCGGACGGCGTCTTGAACACCAATATCTGAAATTACTTGGTCAATTTGGTTTGCTCGAAGTAACGACCACGTTACAAGAACTGGCCGATCGACTCTGCTGTACCCGGCGCCACATGCGCAATTTGTTAACGCAAATGCAGGCGATAGGCTGGATCAACTGGCAGGCAGAAGCGGGGCGTGGGCGGCGTTCATATCTGCAATTGCTACGAAATGAACATCAATTACTGAGTGATAAAGCAGTCAAATTGCTTGATTCTGGCTGCTTTAGCGAGGCAATTGAGTTGCTAGGCGAAGAAAAGCAACTCATTGCACCGCTATTACGGGCCAAACTGGGCTACAGCATCCGCGCTGATCATCAGACCTTGCGGGTGCCTTATTACCGGACGATGCCAAATCTTTATCCGGGCACGCCCTTACGTCGTTCCGAGTTGCATCTGGTCAGACAGATCTTTAACGGCTTAACGCGTATAAATGAGGAAAAAGGGGAAGTAGAGGCCGACTTGGCTCACCACTGGCGGATGTTAGATCCGCTGCATTGGCGATTTTATTTGCGCCCAGCTGTGCAATTTCACGATGGTCGTGAATTATGTGCCGCGGATGTGGTAGCTTCATTGACGCGTTGCGCTCAGTTACCCTTCTATTCGCATATTGCCCAGATCAGTCAGTTTGGAACTCTCGGTGTTGATATTCAGCTTGCTGAAGCCGATAACCATCTGCCCTTACTGCTATCGAATATTGAAGCCATGATTTTGCCAGCAGATCATGCCTCGCGAGTTGCTTTTGCCGCTAAGCCTATCGGCACTGGCCCATATTGTGTGGCTGAAAACGATGGTTGGCATCTGCGCCTTAAAGCCTTTGATCATTATTTTGGCTTGCGGGCATTACTTGATGAAGTGGAAATTTTAATGTGGCCCGAATTAAGCGTGCCGCCACAGTTAGATGAACAACAAGCTCATCTACGAAAATCAGCCACGGATAAAGTGAAACCCACCACCAAAATCTCCACTGCAACGGCGACCTGGTTAAGTTCCAGTTTGAGTGATGTTGATTATGCTGCTGGTCTGGCGGCAAGTTTTACTGGCAAGCCATCAGATGTATTTAGTGAAATGTTCCTGGAGAAAGGAGGCTATTTTTTACTTTGCGATAGCCGATCATCATATTGGCAGAATGTGGAACAGCGGCGTTGGTTGCGGGAAAAATTAAGCCCCCATGTGTTACTGCAACAGTTAGTTGAGCCTATACGTCATTTTTGGGTTCCGACCGGTAGTCTGCTGCCAACCTGGTTTCACTGCATGAAGTCCTGTAATTCAGCAAGCCCCTTTCGTTTAGACCAGAACACTAAACCGGTACTTCGGTTGGCTTATCATGAACAGCATCCGGAATATCATATGCTGACTGTGCTGATGGCAAATGTATTGGCACAAGAGGGTGTTGCGTTAGAGACAGTAGAACTTAGCTATACGGATTGGGCTGATGGCAATGCAGATGTTGATCTGTGGCTGGGCACAGTCAACTTTGCGGTGCCAGAAGTCTGGAATGTTGGTTGTTGGCTACTTGGCACACCGCTATTGCGACAATCAATTTCCGGCGGAGATATTTCGCATTTGAATGATTTGATGACCAAATGGCGGAATAACACCATTAACGCGGAAGAGTTAATGAGATTTACAACCACTTCCGGTTGGTTACAACCGCTGTTTCACCATTGGATGCGCTTGAAAGGCCCTGAACAAGCAAAAGGCATTCACTTAAACAATCTTGGCTGGTTTGATTTTAAATCAACCTGGATTGAACCTGAAATATAA
- a CDS encoding shikimate 5-dehydrogenase codes for MTKHLNKDTTICMSLAARPSNFGTRFHNYLYDALDLDYLYKAFTTTDLQSAIGGVRALGVRGCAISMPFKEACIPMVDELDPSAKSINSVNTIVNTDGYLKAYNTDYIAIAKLLAQYQVPTDYVFALKGSGGMAKAVACALRDAGFKNGYIVAIEEKTGKQLAELCGFEWKLTMDGIQADLLINATPIGMSGGPDSDKLAYNEAEVQQAKVIFDVVALPAETPLIRYAKSQNKTVITGSEVFAIQAVEQFALYTGIRPSDELFRQAAKYSRE; via the coding sequence ATGACAAAACATCTGAATAAAGACACAACTATTTGTATGTCACTGGCGGCAAGACCCAGTAATTTTGGCACTCGGTTTCATAACTATTTATATGATGCATTAGATCTGGATTATTTATACAAAGCCTTCACCACAACCGATCTCCAATCTGCAATTGGCGGTGTACGCGCATTAGGTGTTCGTGGCTGCGCGATCTCGATGCCATTTAAAGAAGCCTGCATTCCGATGGTGGATGAATTAGATCCCTCTGCCAAATCAATTAACTCTGTGAATACGATCGTTAATACCGATGGCTATTTGAAAGCATACAACACCGACTATATCGCCATTGCAAAATTGCTGGCGCAATACCAAGTGCCTACTGATTATGTTTTTGCCTTAAAAGGCAGTGGTGGCATGGCTAAAGCGGTTGCTTGTGCTTTAAGAGATGCCGGATTTAAGAACGGTTACATCGTCGCAATTGAAGAGAAAACCGGTAAACAACTCGCTGAACTGTGTGGGTTTGAATGGAAGTTAACGATGGATGGTATTCAAGCCGACCTGTTGATCAATGCCACACCGATTGGTATGTCCGGTGGACCAGACAGTGACAAATTGGCGTACAACGAAGCAGAAGTGCAGCAAGCCAAAGTGATTTTTGATGTGGTCGCATTGCCTGCCGAAACGCCATTGATCCGTTATGCCAAATCGCAAAATAAAACCGTGATCACCGGTTCCGAAGTATTTGCCATACAAGCCGTTGAACAATTCGCGTTATACACCGGCATTCGCCCTAGCGATGAATTATTCCGTCAGGCGGCAAAATATTCCCGGGAATAA
- the leuA gene encoding 2-isopropylmalate synthase has translation MLQKPSQKYRAYPPIALPKRQWPVKVLSHAPRWLSTDLRDGNQALAEPMDSTRKLRFWELLINCGFKEIEVAFPAASETDFQFVRQLIEEKRIPEDVTIQVLTQARSDLIERTFAALDGANRATIHLYNATAPLFRQLVFRQSKEEIIQLAVNASRQIRALCEANSKTRWSYEYSPETFCFTEPEFALQICEAVAEVWEPSAERPMIINLPATVEVNTPNVYADQIEYFCQNFSRRSEVCISVHPHNDRGTGVACAELAMLAGADRVEGCLFGNGERTGNVCLVTLAMNLYSQGIPPKLDFSDMKQVVERVEQCNQLPVHPRHPYAGKLAFTAFSGSHQDAIKKGFSARQSSPSPYWEMPYLPVDPNDIGCTYEAVIRVNSQSGKSGAAWILEQNHGLSLPRGLQQDFSRHVQAQTDCDGNEMTQAALWHLFRELYGPHSVAKYQLLEYRSNSLANGTLNLWACVQTHHGTVTLQGTGNGLLSATVDALKSRFNISLAIDNYHEHTLGRHSESRSAAYLRCTFANGESRWGVDIDNDVSRASLQALFNTLLAQD, from the coding sequence ATGCTACAAAAACCCTCCCAAAAATACCGGGCATATCCGCCGATTGCTTTACCTAAACGTCAATGGCCCGTCAAAGTACTGAGCCATGCCCCTCGCTGGTTATCAACCGATCTGCGCGACGGTAACCAGGCGCTGGCCGAACCCATGGACAGCACACGTAAACTGCGTTTTTGGGAACTATTGATCAACTGTGGATTTAAAGAAATTGAGGTAGCATTTCCGGCGGCGTCGGAGACAGATTTTCAGTTCGTTCGCCAGTTAATTGAAGAAAAACGAATTCCCGAGGATGTGACTATTCAAGTGTTAACTCAGGCGCGTAGTGATCTGATTGAACGCACGTTTGCTGCTCTTGACGGAGCAAACCGTGCCACAATCCATTTGTATAATGCTACCGCGCCGCTGTTCCGCCAGTTGGTGTTTCGTCAGAGCAAAGAGGAAATTATCCAATTGGCGGTCAACGCTTCCAGGCAAATACGAGCGCTGTGTGAAGCCAACTCCAAAACACGATGGAGCTATGAATATTCGCCGGAAACCTTTTGTTTTACAGAACCTGAGTTTGCCTTACAGATCTGTGAGGCTGTCGCAGAAGTTTGGGAACCATCTGCTGAACGACCTATGATAATCAATTTGCCGGCGACCGTAGAGGTCAATACACCAAACGTTTATGCAGATCAGATAGAATATTTCTGTCAAAATTTTTCAAGACGCAGCGAAGTCTGCATTAGTGTTCATCCTCATAATGATCGAGGCACTGGCGTTGCCTGCGCGGAACTGGCGATGCTTGCTGGTGCTGATCGCGTGGAAGGTTGCTTGTTTGGTAACGGGGAGCGTACTGGAAACGTCTGCCTGGTGACCCTGGCAATGAACCTATACAGCCAGGGCATTCCGCCAAAACTTGATTTTAGCGACATGAAACAAGTTGTGGAGCGTGTAGAACAGTGTAACCAATTGCCGGTGCACCCTCGTCATCCCTATGCTGGAAAGCTGGCATTCACCGCCTTTTCCGGTTCACATCAGGATGCAATTAAGAAAGGATTTAGCGCGCGCCAGTCATCACCGTCCCCGTATTGGGAAATGCCCTATCTTCCCGTTGATCCTAACGACATTGGCTGTACCTACGAAGCGGTTATCCGTGTGAATAGCCAATCAGGCAAAAGCGGAGCAGCGTGGATACTGGAGCAAAATCATGGTTTATCGTTGCCGCGAGGTCTACAGCAAGATTTTAGTCGCCACGTCCAAGCTCAAACAGACTGTGATGGCAATGAAATGACTCAAGCTGCTCTCTGGCATTTATTTCGAGAATTGTATGGTCCTCATTCAGTTGCCAAATATCAGTTATTGGAATATCGAAGTAACAGTCTGGCAAATGGAACTTTGAATTTGTGGGCGTGTGTGCAGACGCATCATGGCACTGTGACATTGCAGGGAACTGGAAACGGACTGCTTTCGGCCACTGTCGACGCGCTTAAATCACGGTTTAACATCTCTCTGGCTATTGATAATTATCATGAGCATACACTCGGCAGACATAGCGAAAGTCGTTCAGCTGCTTATCTTCGCTGCACCTTCGCTAACGGTGAAAGTCGGTGGGGCGTAGATATAGATAACGATGTGTCACGAGCCTCTCTGCAAGCATTGTTTAATACACTACTCGCACAGGACTAA
- a CDS encoding helix-turn-helix transcriptional regulator produces MSISVQFNFATRPVVPFAHDYPHGAQEPWHSHDCAQLLHTLSGVVRVETNQGYWIVPPSRGVWLPAGTRHRLQVTGIVAARTLFVDPFARADLPSTCQVVQISALLRELIIASLSLPERYLSGSREERLYELILDEIRMMAELPFNLPQPKAITLLTLCRQIQAEPGKEWTTALAAQQLCISERTLLRHFRQQTGLAFSEWVRRARLLEALSRLAQGQSVLRVALDLGYESHSAFSAMFRRTLGVSPSDYFLTN; encoded by the coding sequence ATGTCTATCAGCGTCCAGTTTAACTTTGCAACCCGCCCTGTGGTTCCCTTTGCCCATGACTACCCTCACGGGGCGCAGGAACCTTGGCATAGCCATGACTGTGCACAACTACTGCATACACTAAGCGGTGTAGTACGCGTAGAAACAAATCAGGGCTATTGGATTGTGCCGCCCAGCCGCGGCGTTTGGCTGCCAGCCGGAACTCGCCATCGATTGCAGGTAACAGGGATCGTGGCAGCTAGAACATTATTTGTTGATCCCTTTGCCAGAGCAGATTTGCCTTCGACATGTCAGGTTGTACAAATCTCGGCGTTGTTACGTGAGCTGATTATTGCCTCATTATCATTACCCGAACGATACCTTTCTGGCAGTCGGGAAGAGCGACTCTACGAGCTGATACTTGATGAGATCCGCATGATGGCTGAACTGCCTTTTAATCTTCCTCAACCGAAAGCGATTACACTGCTAACACTATGTCGTCAGATCCAGGCTGAACCGGGTAAAGAGTGGACCACGGCACTCGCAGCACAACAACTCTGTATCAGTGAGCGGACTTTGCTACGCCATTTTCGTCAGCAGACGGGGCTGGCATTCAGCGAATGGGTGAGACGGGCGAGGCTGTTGGAGGCTCTAAGTCGTCTCGCTCAAGGGCAATCTGTGCTTAGAGTTGCGCTGGACCTGGGCTATGAAAGCCACAGTGCCTTCAGTGCCATGTTCCGTCGTACGCTCGGCGTCTCACCAAGTGATTATTTTCTTACCAATTAG
- a CDS encoding tyrosine-type recombinase/integrase, with amino-acid sequence MKKTALGKCTGIKRPFKLEEIWRIRTRLELENNLMELALLNLAIDSKLRASDLLKTHVYDIASQGIINNRVQCVQQKTGTDVHYEITPRTQQSLSLWIHSAALNAQSFLFPSCRRKNQAISYSFYRAIIRRWAIKLGLNADYYGTHSMRRTKATLIYARTKNIRAVQILLGHAKLDNTIRYLGVELEDALKLSEQTDC; translated from the coding sequence ATGAAAAAAACAGCTTTAGGCAAATGTACTGGCATAAAAAGACCATTCAAGTTAGAAGAGATCTGGCGTATTCGTACTCGGCTTGAACTTGAAAATAACTTAATGGAGTTAGCACTCTTAAACTTGGCCATTGATAGCAAATTGAGAGCCAGTGATTTACTGAAAACCCATGTCTACGATATTGCTTCTCAAGGGATCATCAATAATCGAGTGCAGTGTGTCCAACAAAAGACAGGTACTGATGTCCATTATGAAATCACGCCTAGAACACAACAAAGTCTCAGTCTTTGGATACATTCTGCTGCTCTTAATGCTCAGAGCTTTTTATTCCCTAGTTGTCGTCGGAAAAACCAAGCAATCAGCTACTCTTTTTATCGTGCGATTATTCGACGTTGGGCAATAAAGCTTGGGCTAAACGCAGACTATTATGGAACACATTCGATGCGTCGGACCAAAGCGACTCTAATCTATGCTAGAACGAAGAACATTCGTGCTGTGCAGATCTTACTGGGCCACGCAAAACTTGATAACACCATTCGTTACTTGGGTGTTGAGTTGGAGGACGCGCTTAAACTATCAGAGCAAACAGATTGCTAA
- a CDS encoding DUF2202 domain-containing protein gives MNKIRSLIFIALLTTVGFASANNTVIGAKAAQMNSTPTLNEMMQYAIQDEYLAHREYELIIEKFGNTKPFTNIIKAESQHIKMLSVVYEHRGLTLPRDTTANTVSTPTSLHDALQAGVQAEIDNIAMYQAFLDNPMLSKPENAEVKTLFNSLMNASKNHLSAFQRNLKKYE, from the coding sequence ATGAACAAAATCCGCTCTCTAATTTTTATTGCATTACTTACTACTGTTGGGTTTGCATCTGCAAATAACACTGTCATTGGCGCTAAAGCTGCTCAAATGAATAGTACGCCGACCCTGAATGAAATGATGCAGTATGCGATTCAAGATGAATACTTAGCCCATCGTGAATATGAGTTAATTATTGAGAAATTCGGCAATACAAAACCGTTCACAAACATCATCAAAGCAGAGTCACAACATATCAAAATGCTTTCCGTTGTTTATGAACATCGCGGGTTAACATTACCCAGAGATACAACAGCCAATACAGTGAGTACCCCAACGTCACTTCATGATGCGTTACAAGCAGGTGTGCAGGCTGAAATTGATAATATCGCCATGTACCAGGCTTTTCTTGATAACCCAATGCTATCTAAGCCAGAAAATGCTGAAGTGAAAACGCTATTCAATAGCTTAATGAATGCTTCAAAAAACCACTTGTCAGCATTTCAACGTAATTTGAAAAAATATGAATAA
- a CDS encoding Dps family protein, which produces MNTQAINIGINESDRLDIATGLSRLLADSYTLYLKTHYYHWNVTGPMFNTLHLMFETQYNELALAVDLIAERIRALGVYAPGTYKEFAKLTVIAEDADVPKAQEMIKNLVEGQEAVVRTARSLFSIVEKANDEASADLLTQRIQLHEKTAWMLRSLLE; this is translated from the coding sequence GTGAACACTCAAGCCATCAATATTGGTATTAATGAGTCAGATCGGTTGGACATCGCGACAGGTTTATCACGTCTATTAGCTGATAGTTATACGCTTTATCTGAAAACACACTATTACCACTGGAATGTTACTGGCCCAATGTTCAATACATTGCATCTAATGTTTGAAACACAGTACAACGAATTGGCATTAGCGGTGGATTTGATCGCTGAACGCATTCGTGCTTTAGGCGTCTATGCGCCAGGAACATATAAAGAATTCGCTAAATTAACAGTGATTGCAGAGGATGCAGACGTACCGAAAGCACAAGAAATGATCAAGAATCTAGTTGAAGGTCAAGAAGCTGTTGTTCGCACTGCTCGTTCGCTCTTTTCTATTGTTGAAAAAGCAAATGACGAAGCATCCGCTGATTTGCTCACACAACGTATCCAATTACATGAAAAAACAGCGTGGATGTTGCGTAGCTTATTAGAATAA
- a CDS encoding class I SAM-dependent methyltransferase: MWNEKYSDPRFIYGSAPNDFLKQSVHHLKIGGKILCIAEGEGRNAVWLAELGFKVTAVDASEVGLNKGQTLAKSKGVKIDWIHADLQHYNPGQQAWDGVVAIFAHLPPDLRSQVHADCVESLKAGGVLLLEAYTPEQLRFRTGGPSNPDWLMTPEMLEQELRGLTFERLQKVERQIIEGIGHTGTGSVVQVIGVRHL; this comes from the coding sequence ATGTGGAACGAAAAATACAGCGACCCAAGATTTATTTATGGCTCAGCACCAAATGATTTTCTGAAACAATCTGTGCATCATTTAAAGATTGGTGGAAAAATTTTATGCATCGCCGAAGGCGAAGGTCGGAATGCTGTCTGGCTGGCAGAACTGGGTTTCAAAGTGACGGCTGTTGACGCCTCTGAAGTAGGACTGAACAAAGGGCAAACACTGGCAAAGTCAAAAGGGGTTAAGATCGACTGGATACATGCAGATTTACAACATTACAATCCAGGTCAACAAGCATGGGATGGCGTGGTGGCAATATTTGCTCATCTTCCTCCAGATCTACGCTCGCAAGTACATGCAGATTGTGTGGAAAGCCTGAAAGCAGGAGGCGTATTACTGCTGGAAGCCTATACTCCCGAACAGCTTAGATTTAGAACAGGTGGTCCATCAAACCCAGATTGGTTAATGACACCAGAAATGCTGGAACAGGAATTACGGGGTCTGACGTTCGAGCGGTTACAAAAAGTTGAACGACAAATCATCGAAGGCATTGGACATACAGGGACAGGTTCTGTTGTGCAAGTCATTGGTGTACGGCATCTATAA
- a CDS encoding class I SAM-dependent methyltransferase produces the protein MSEFFDAAAPTWDTKHQRIAQAGAIAEIIERALPLTKTTKALEFGCGTGLLGFNLIDKVGELTFSDTSRGMLSEVENKLKLAACYSAKILDLNVAKISDDYDLIFSSMVLHHIADHAQTIAKLSNSLHPDGYLCICDLDKEDGTFHSKETVPHHGFERTEIQQLFQHSGLNVIHSCTGFVNRKIINGQEIDFPVFVLIGQKLKHCISD, from the coding sequence ATGTCAGAATTTTTTGATGCTGCCGCCCCAACATGGGATACCAAACACCAACGGATTGCACAAGCTGGGGCCATTGCTGAAATAATAGAACGCGCACTTCCTTTAACTAAAACGACCAAAGCGCTGGAGTTCGGTTGTGGCACCGGTTTGCTGGGGTTCAATCTTATCGATAAAGTTGGCGAACTCACTTTCAGCGATACCTCCCGTGGCATGCTGTCTGAGGTAGAAAACAAGCTGAAACTGGCGGCCTGTTATTCAGCAAAAATACTGGATCTGAACGTAGCAAAAATTAGCGATGATTATGATCTGATTTTTTCTTCTATGGTGCTGCATCACATAGCCGATCATGCCCAGACCATTGCTAAGCTCAGCAATTCGCTACATCCTGACGGGTATCTCTGTATCTGCGATTTAGATAAGGAAGACGGAACATTCCACAGTAAAGAAACCGTTCCGCACCATGGCTTCGAACGCACGGAAATTCAGCAGTTATTTCAGCATTCCGGTCTGAACGTTATTCATTCTTGTACTGGGTTTGTGAATAGGAAAATCATCAACGGTCAGGAAATTGATTTCCCTGTTTTTGTGCTTATTGGGCAGAAATTAAAACACTGTATTAGCGATTAG
- a CDS encoding rhodanese-like domain-containing protein, translated as MFRAFLLFTVLTGCFTVRAKEWLIDVRTAAEYTIEHAEGAINIEYQQIVIGAQQAGVQKQDTVHLYCRSGRRAEIAKAFLMQSGYQKVENLGSLQDAESWAKTSRLAVATNR; from the coding sequence ATGTTCAGAGCATTTTTATTATTTACAGTATTAACTGGCTGTTTTACGGTCAGAGCCAAAGAGTGGCTGATTGATGTCAGAACTGCTGCGGAATACACCATTGAGCATGCAGAAGGGGCCATCAATATCGAGTATCAACAGATAGTGATCGGCGCACAGCAAGCTGGGGTCCAAAAGCAAGATACCGTGCATCTGTATTGCCGATCAGGTCGCCGAGCTGAGATTGCCAAAGCGTTTTTAATGCAGAGCGGATATCAGAAGGTTGAGAATCTTGGCTCATTACAAGATGCAGAAAGCTGGGCTAAAACATCACGCCTTGCTGTGGCAACTAATCGCTAA
- a CDS encoding MBL fold metallo-hydrolase, with translation MSCPFELTVICDNHAGEGLLPEHGLSLHIRADGLKILFDTGSGETLPHNAAALDVDFSQISHLILSHGHYDHTGGVEQVLAANTLCQLITHPFAFSERYSRHADRPIKRIGMPDNIRATLQLLNPDRLHCFSSVLLLSENIGITGSVPRTYLFEDTGGPFYLDEAGQLVDLLPDDQALWINTPQGLVIVLGCCHSGVVNTVEYIRQLNDGAGIAGIIGGLHLLHPSAERLKQTIAYLKKLKPQFIYAGHCTGDDVIVMLRENLRDTAVGQFHAGMHIGTGEVASLTGNI, from the coding sequence GTGAGTTGCCCATTTGAACTGACCGTCATTTGTGATAACCATGCTGGAGAGGGTTTACTCCCTGAACATGGCCTTTCATTGCATATCCGTGCGGATGGACTAAAGATCCTGTTTGATACCGGCAGCGGTGAAACGCTGCCACACAATGCCGCTGCGCTGGACGTTGATTTCTCCCAGATCTCACATCTTATTTTAAGTCACGGCCACTATGATCATACTGGTGGCGTTGAACAAGTATTGGCAGCTAATACCTTGTGTCAGCTAATCACACATCCGTTTGCTTTTTCTGAGCGCTACAGTCGTCATGCTGATCGGCCAATCAAACGTATCGGCATGCCCGATAACATTCGGGCTACATTGCAGTTGTTGAATCCAGATCGATTGCACTGTTTTTCAAGTGTTTTATTACTCAGCGAAAATATTGGCATCACGGGTTCGGTTCCCCGTACATATCTGTTTGAAGATACCGGTGGGCCGTTTTACCTTGATGAAGCCGGACAACTTGTGGATCTGCTTCCAGACGATCAGGCGTTATGGATAAATACGCCGCAAGGACTGGTTATTGTTCTGGGTTGCTGTCATTCCGGAGTTGTAAATACGGTCGAATATATTCGACAGCTTAACGACGGTGCGGGTATTGCCGGTATTATTGGCGGTCTGCATTTGTTGCATCCTTCTGCTGAGCGCCTCAAACAGACAATCGCGTATTTGAAAAAACTCAAACCACAATTTATCTATGCCGGACATTGCACCGGTGATGATGTTATTGTCATGCTACGTGAAAACTTGCGGGATACCGCCGTTGGTCAGTTCCATGCCGGTATGCATATTGGAACCGGAGAAGTAGCTTCACTGACTGGTAATATCTGA